The nucleotide window TTCCACTCGTGCTATTATGACGTAGTGTACATGTAGGATGCTGCAGCCGTCTTGTCGGTGTGTTTAGATAAAGGAGCATGACCTAAGTGATTTGTACCACTCGCGTTATTTATCGATGACCATTTTACACGACTAGAGAGTACTATTTTACTGACTTTTGTATGTAGAGTATATTCATTGATTGTATCATATGCTATTATATTGCACTCATGCATTTTGCAAATCACAGATAAAAAGCTAATAAATGAAACTGAACTTGCAATTGTCCCTTTCTGTCtactaaatacacacactgccacctAAATATAGTCTAGAAATACAGTGTGGTCAATCCATTTAGTCGTGTCCAAAAATATTAGCAGCCTGGCacttaaactcctctcttaaACATGAGTTGAAGTTCACAAAAATATTAGTTTTCTCAATGGCAATATTGCATAACATTTGTTTTGATTAAGTTAGTTGTAAGTAATAAGTTAGTAGTTAAAGTAAAAATATAGTTGCAAGCAACAGTGAAGTGGGTAACCCTCCTACAATAATGAGGTAGTAAGGAAGAGAATCAAAGATGATCCATCTGCTTTAAATAAAATTGCTTCTTCTATAAGATGACAACAAAATTATCAGGGATAGTGTTAAATCAACTTGTGGAATAAGGTAAGATTTATAAACATATGTCAGGTTTTCTTTTAAGTCAACTCCGAACCAAAGATATACATAATGCCAAACAAAATATTACAACAGATTGTATGGCTTTATTATATTATAATTTTCTACATCTTCTACTAAAGTAGTGTTAGGGTGCCAACAAGCTGCATGCATCTTAAAATGGTCAACATCTGCCTGTCCAAGCCACTGTGTAAAGTTATGTGAAGAGTTAGCCTGAGCCATGTTGAGTTGAGTTATGCAACACAGTCAGTCCTTCTGTCTACCCCACCCAGACATCCTAGACTCTGGTGGACTGCCGCTGTGGAAAGCAGGATTCCTGTGGCATTTGAACTGGCATCCTTCCAATGTACAGAAGCTTCCCTCTGTAAGGACACATTCACTCATTTCCTCTCTTAATTCACTCGCCGCAAACCCTGTGAAAACACTGGCAGTGATTTGTTTCCACAGCCCGAGACCTGACATGCCAGCCCAaaaagactgggggggggggggggggggggggagtattagtgaatggggatgtgtgtgtttgtgtgtgtgctcataaaAGTGCCTAGCTAACACAAAGAGTGGAAGTGGGAGGTAAAGGAAAACAAAGAGCTTTCCTGTTGTTGGTGTAGCTCAGGACAAGTCAGAACGAGAGAGCGGgcaaggaaagagaaggagaaagagaggagagaggcatagggacagacaggcaaggAAGGTGAGGGAGACATTGAGGGAGGGCAAGTGCGAGAGAGGGAAACCGACATTGaaaatagaaagggagagagggcagaagtGGCCAACACTTTGCACAGCCAGCCGAGTTATGAAGAGGATAATGGACTGTGTTGCGGTGGTTCTGTTCAGCGTCCTGTGTCTGATGAGCATTCCCAGCAGAGGTGAGCCAGACCCTGGCTCCACAGAAGCCTCTCCGGCCAACCCCGCGTCCATACAGGTGAGTGGACCAACCTAGAGACCCCTCTAGataacacacaattacacacacaacctataCTGTAGATGGTATGACCTCCATAGGTCCCCATGCTAGTAAAACCATAAAGGGCCACAGAAGCATCTGATTGATTACCGGGGTAATGGACATAACTTAGTATTGAGTACATAAGGAACTGTTTAACTGTGTTGATTTTCGTAAGATGCAAAGTCTTTCCCCTGCAGTGGTGTATTCTGACACCCTGAGGGTGAGGCAGCCAAGCAAAAATTGTGTTAATATTAAAGACAATGGTGTCAACCATGGCTCATGATTAGATAGTGAAGCTTTTTACCAAGAGATGATTTCCAAATTGTTCGTGAATGCTAACGTTCTAAAGGTTCCACATGGTTCCGTTTGTGTCGTGTCTGTCAGAGGTCGGAAGCGGAGGAGAAACAGGTCAGGGGAGACGTGCCAAACAATTTTCCGGAACCTGAACCCACAAGCCCCCTCTCGGACTTTGAGAACACATACAATTACGTGTGTACGTATAACATACAAACGCAACATCTGACCCACAACCATATGGCCAGGAGAATTCTCTGTtatttacctcctctctccttctccagtgtCCAGGTTGGCAGCCATGGACCAGGCCATCCACAAACTAAATGTGGGCCACTACACTCTGGATATAAAGGTGACCCAGCTCTTGGATGGGGTGTCCCGGCTGGACGGCAGGATAGGAGACATGGAGGAACACATGCAGCAGGTCGTCCTTTACACCAAGGACAACCGCAAACAGATAGGCCGGCTTGAGGGTAGGTATTCTGAGGAAATACCACATCATTTAAATATGGGAAAATATAAATGTCAAAAATACCttcataaaaatgttttttttacttgtatTGTAGCATTGAAATCATCCACACACCAATTTGTCACAGTAAAACTTTGCAATTTGACTCATTTTAGTAACTCCCAGTGCTCATTCCAACTCTATTCTCAACCCGCCTCTTGCGCTGTCCCAGGGTGTCAGAAAGGCCGTCGTGTCGGCCACAAGTGCTACCTGGTCTACCGCAGCTACGAGAACTACGCCGGCGCCAACGCAAAATGCCAGGAGCGTGGTGGGAGGATGGCAATGCCCAGAGACAGGAAAGAGCAGGAGGCACTTGCAGACTACGTCAAAAACTTCTTTCACCCCGGGAACTGGCCGGTCTGGTTGGGTATCAATGACCTACTCACCGAGGGACAATACCTGTTTGAGGACATGACGCGCGTCTCTTACTTTCAGTGGCGCAAGCACTTCTTATCTAGCCAGCCGGACGGAGGGAAGCGCGAGAATTGCGTGGCAATGTCGTCGGATGACGGCGACTGGTGGGACCACTACTGTGATAGAAACATGTACTACCTCTGTGAATTCGATGCCTAAGTGACACCCAAGCAGTCCAACCGCCATCTGAGTTATAGTGGATTGTCCACTCTTTCCTCCACTTTCTATCCTTCTGCTTCCACGATTTTCTGTGTGGTGTTGTATGGCCTAAACTGTAGACGAGTTTCATAGACATGGAATGGTTGAATGTACGACATATTCTCTGACAAACGTCGTGTTGGAGCAGATTGGCCCTTAAAGCCAAGACAATGCAAATAACCAGAACATGACTTTACACTTTCTATGAGCAGCTTTTCCAGAAGTGAGCCTCACATTTGTATGTAAATTCTGTTCTATGATTGGCAGGTCTCTGTCACAGATTCACACCCAGCCAATATGAGTTCAAGTATTGAGTAATTTGTGTACTGTGTACAGTAGAGTACTGTCATTCAATGATCAATTATTCACAGACATTGTAGGCTTCAACGATTCTAATGTTAAACAATAATACACAATTCTGTCAAAAAACAGAATGTTAAAATACTGTAAGCAGACTCGTAACGCACAATGTAAAAGCTCCATAAATAAATTATATTCAGTAAAATCAGTACACTGAATGCTGTTTTATTTTGATTCACTAAGAGATGTGagcaaagcaataaaaaaaatctacaaaAGCCTAaacccaaattatttcagtcaTGTATGTCTAGTTTATTAAAGATGTGTGGTGATTTACATTCTCATAACATTGTTACATTACTACTACTGGATAACCTTATTATTACACAATCACTAATATACTAGTTCACAGTGGTCCTCACTCTCAAGGTGTCCTCTACACAAGTACACAATAACTTTCTATAGTGCACTGACTGCAGTCAACAGGAAAAGGGATTTCTCTTGGTAGGATATTAAAACAAGAACTTGAAGAGTGACCAGATaaaacactgtcacacacaagtGCTCCTGGGACCAGTTAGCATCACAGAAAGATTTTCCTTAAAATCCTTAAATCACGTGATTTAAAGACAGTATTTTTTTAATGAATCACATGAATTACAAGAGGTTAATTTCAATCTACACTTCAGGTCTACTCCCAGCGAACATGTATACCgttcaggaagtgacatcacaacCCTGACACCACGGCAGGAAGAGCGGGTCGGCCCTCAGCTCCGGAGTTCTCATCGGACCTCGCCTCTTCATGACGTCATGAGTGGGGGGCGTGTCGTCATCTACAGGAGACTGAGGGctgctcttcttctgtggtgtcagTGTCATCTACAAGGACCCTGGACTTCAAATCATTCCCTTGGCCCTAGAGGAAGGTGGTGGGTTAGGTTAGTAGCGGCTGGTGGCTGGAAAAGGTTAGGGTATGGAAGATGTTGGGTATTGGGCTAGGTGAAGTTAATCAAAGGCTGGGTGTTGGGCTGGGTCAGAGATTGGCCAGCCAGGCTAGGTTAGTGAATGCAAGGGCTAAGGGCTTGACTTGGGCCTGTGGGCTTAtccagagatggtggaggagcctGTACCAGTAATATCCTGCAGCAAGTCCCCCAGCGCTGGTCTGTCTCTGGGGGTCATACAAGGATGAGACCGCAACACCTTCCCTCCCTGGTCCAGAACAAAGTCGCCCCCCATCTGgtaacagacaagacagacagacacatggttGGTCCAATCACAGAGCTTCCTGGCGAGAGAGGAGCTGGTATGAGTGTGGTTCAACGTTGGGGGAGACATTTCCTCCAGAAGGTCGTACCTGGTAGAGGTCCCCCAACAGATGGAAAGGGATCTCGGGGAAGCCCCGATTTGCAGCCGGGTACTCTCCGCACTGCAGCAGACTGCTGAACTTTAGCACCTTGGCGTAGGAGGAGCCCAAACCGAATGCTTTGTAGATCTAGCGAACGCAAGCCAAGGAGCACATTGTGAGGTGAACAGCAGATGAGAAGCACAGTGTTGTGTCATgcagcctgcctgtgtgtgtgtccgtccccACACCAAATGAGTCCATTTgaatatgtaaatatgtgtaTCTGTGGGTACgtttctgtatctgtgtgtacatgtgaccTTTCTCTCAGGGTCCAGCAGCATGTCGTAAGAGCAGCCTGTCTGTTCCAGCCACATCTTAGCCCCCTCTTGAGCGCCAAAGGAGACCACCAGAACACGCACCGACCCGGCATCCAGGAGATCCTGCatggtgcacgcacacacacacacagagtcagttacatacacacacagacagacacgagAGCCAGTTACATGCATGTGGGTCAGTcactcacaggtacacacacacacacacagaacagggtcagtcacacacacgtgcatacaaacacacagctgataGGCGACGTGGAACTCTGATAACAAAACCTGATTGGTCTCCATCTGTGCCAGGTGGTCTCGTCACGGAAGTCATCCAAGGTGTCGGATCAGAACCAGCAGCA belongs to Osmerus mordax isolate fOsmMor3 chromosome 8, fOsmMor3.pri, whole genome shotgun sequence and includes:
- the clec11a gene encoding C-type lectin domain family 11 member A, whose product is MKRIMDCVAVVLFSVLCLMSIPSRGEPDPGSTEASPANPASIQRSEAEEKQVRGDVPNNFPEPEPTSPLSDFENTYNYVLSRLAAMDQAIHKLNVGHYTLDIKVTQLLDGVSRLDGRIGDMEEHMQQVVLYTKDNRKQIGRLEGCQKGRRVGHKCYLVYRSYENYAGANAKCQERGGRMAMPRDRKEQEALADYVKNFFHPGNWPVWLGINDLLTEGQYLFEDMTRVSYFQWRKHFLSSQPDGGKRENCVAMSSDDGDWWDHYCDRNMYYLCEFDA
- the selenol gene encoding selenoprotein L isoform X2; the encoded protein is MEKEDVSLDDVTCSLSLLINLGRVLLENGKQEAEASVQDYVPNKITTLFGLMTAGADLYNSIGVTTKSEADAVLQKFFHHESVRDRMEDLLKLETEWDEFLERLDVDLQATDRQLSRGPTVDSLGADTPLTDARTGESVSLGRYFGKGENLLLVLIRHLGULPURDHLAQMETNQDLLDAGSVRVLVVSFGAQEGAKMWLEQTGCSYDMLLDPERKIYKAFGLGSSYAKVLKFSSLLQCGEYPAANRGFPEIPFHLLGDLYQMGGDFVLDQGGKVLRSHPCMTPRDRPALGDLLQDITGPRE
- the selenol gene encoding selenoprotein L isoform X1, with translation MEKEDVSLDDVTCSLSLLINLGRVLLENGKQEAEASVQDYVPNKITTLFGLMTAGADLYNSIGVTTKSEADAVLQKFFHHESVRDRMEDLLKLETEWDEFLERLDVDLQATDRQLSRGPTVDSLGADTPLTDARTGESVSLGRYFGKGENLLLVLIRHLGULPURDHLAQMETNQDLLDAGSVRVLVVSFGAQEGAKMWLEQTGCSYDMLLDPERKIYKAFGLGSSYAKVLKFSSLLQCGEYPAANRGFPEIPFHLLGDLYQMGGDFVLDQGGKVLRSHPCMTPRDRPALGDLLQDITGTGSSTISG